A part of Xenopus tropicalis strain Nigerian chromosome 4, UCB_Xtro_10.0, whole genome shotgun sequence genomic DNA contains:
- the dpf2 gene encoding zinc finger protein ubi-d4 isoform X6, translating to MCATSRETTGHAHGLGEQYYKDAMEQCHNYNARLCAERSVRMPFLDSQTGVAQSNCYIWMEKRHRGPGSAPGQLYTYPSRRWRKKRRAHPPEDPRLSFPSLKPDPEQMLKKEGLIPPDGSSLEALLRSDPIEKRIMPDPRDDDSLTEFPPLSRSARKRILEPDDFLDDLDDEDYEEDTPKRRGKGKAKGKGIGGARKKLDAAALDERDKPYACDNSYKLKQTSKFSERVCGKRYKNRPGLSYHYAHSHLVDEEGAGAEDKEDSQPPTPIMQRPEEQKSKKGPDGLALPNNYCDFCLGDSKINKKTNQAEELVSCSDCGRSGHPSCLQFTPVMMAAVKTYRWQCIECKCCNICGTSENDDQLLFCDDCDRGYHMYCLSPPMAEPPEGSWSCHLCLDLLKDKASIYQNQS from the exons CCTTGGAGAACAGTATTACAAGGATGCCATGGAGCAGTGCCACAATTATAATGCTCGCCTGTGCGCTGAGCGCAGTGTCCGAATGCCTTTCTTAGACTCTCAAACAGGGGTGGCTCAAAGCAATTGCTACATTTGGATGGAGAAGAGACATCGTGGGCCAG GTTCTGCACCAGGGCAACTTTATACATATCCATCTCGACGCTGGCGCAAAAAGAGAAGGGCACATCCCCCTGAAGATCCCAggctctctttcccatctctcaaACCAG ACCCCGAACAGATGTTAAAGAAAGAGGGCTTAATACCACCAGATGGCAGTAGCCTTGAAGCTCTTCTGCGTTCAGACCCCATTGAGAAGAGAATTATGCCAGACCCCCGGGATGATGACAGCCTTACGGAGTTCCCTCCTCTTTCCAGAAGCGCACGGAAG CGTATCTTGGAGCCTGATGATTTCTTAGATGACTTGGATGATGAGGATTATGAAGAGGACACGCCAAAAAGACGTGGAAAAGGCAAAGCCAAG gGCAAAGGTATAGGTGGTGCAAGAAAAAAGTTGGATGCAGCTGCCCTGGATGAAAGGGATAAACCATACGCTTGTGACA ACAGTTACAAACTAAAGCAAACTTCGAAATTCTCCGAAAGAG TCTGTGGAAAACGCTATAAAAACAGGCCTGGTTTGAGCTATCATTATGCCCACTCACACCTTGTGGATGAAGAAGGTGCCGGGGCAGAAGATAAGGAGGATTCTCAGCCTCCCACTCCTATCATGCAGAGACCAGAGGaacaaaaat CCAAAAAGGGCCCAGATGGTCTTGCACTGCCAAACAATTATTGTGACTTCTGCCTTGGAGACTCTAAGATTAACAAGAAAACAAACCAGGCTGAGGAGCTTGTGTCCTGCTCAGACTGCGGCCGCTCTG GGCACCCTTCCTGTTTGCAGTTCACACCCGTAATGATGGCGGCAGTTAAGACTTATCGCTGGCAGTGCATAGAGTGCAAATGTTGTAATATCTGCGGAACCTCTGAGAATGAC gatcagttgctgttctgtgacGACTGTGACCGTGGTTATCATATGTACTGCCTTTCGCCGCCTATGGCTGAACCACCTGAAG gaAGTTGGAGTTGTCACCTCTGTCTGGATCTTCTAAAGGACAAAGCATCAATTTACCAGAACCAGTCCTGA
- the dpf2 gene encoding zinc finger protein ubi-d4 isoform X3 → MAAAVEKILGEQYYKDAMEQCHNYNARLCAERSVRMPFLDSQTGVAQSNCYIWMEKRHRGPGSAPGQLYTYPSRRWRKKRRAHPPEDPRLSFPSLKPDPEQMLKKEGLIPPDGSSLEALLRSDPIEKRIMPDPRDDDSLTEFPPLSRSARKVQAYGERQRYVAKGIITRILEPDDFLDDLDDEDYEEDTPKRRGKGKAKGKGIGGARKKLDAAALDERDKPYACDNSYKLKQTSKFSERVCGKRYKNRPGLSYHYAHSHLVDEEGAGAEDKEDSQPPTPIMQRPEEQKSKKGPDGLALPNNYCDFCLGDSKINKKTNQAEELVSCSDCGRSGHPSCLQFTPVMMAAVKTYRWQCIECKCCNICGTSENDDQLLFCDDCDRGYHMYCLSPPMAEPPEGSWSCHLCLDLLKDKASIYQNQS, encoded by the exons CCTTGGAGAACAGTATTACAAGGATGCCATGGAGCAGTGCCACAATTATAATGCTCGCCTGTGCGCTGAGCGCAGTGTCCGAATGCCTTTCTTAGACTCTCAAACAGGGGTGGCTCAAAGCAATTGCTACATTTGGATGGAGAAGAGACATCGTGGGCCAG GTTCTGCACCAGGGCAACTTTATACATATCCATCTCGACGCTGGCGCAAAAAGAGAAGGGCACATCCCCCTGAAGATCCCAggctctctttcccatctctcaaACCAG ACCCCGAACAGATGTTAAAGAAAGAGGGCTTAATACCACCAGATGGCAGTAGCCTTGAAGCTCTTCTGCGTTCAGACCCCATTGAGAAGAGAATTATGCCAGACCCCCGGGATGATGACAGCCTTACGGAGTTCCCTCCTCTTTCCAGAAGCGCACGGAAGGTACAGGCCTACGGCGAGCGGCAGCGCTACGTAGCAAAAGGGATAATCACG CGTATCTTGGAGCCTGATGATTTCTTAGATGACTTGGATGATGAGGATTATGAAGAGGACACGCCAAAAAGACGTGGAAAAGGCAAAGCCAAG gGCAAAGGTATAGGTGGTGCAAGAAAAAAGTTGGATGCAGCTGCCCTGGATGAAAGGGATAAACCATACGCTTGTGACA ACAGTTACAAACTAAAGCAAACTTCGAAATTCTCCGAAAGAG TCTGTGGAAAACGCTATAAAAACAGGCCTGGTTTGAGCTATCATTATGCCCACTCACACCTTGTGGATGAAGAAGGTGCCGGGGCAGAAGATAAGGAGGATTCTCAGCCTCCCACTCCTATCATGCAGAGACCAGAGGaacaaaaat CCAAAAAGGGCCCAGATGGTCTTGCACTGCCAAACAATTATTGTGACTTCTGCCTTGGAGACTCTAAGATTAACAAGAAAACAAACCAGGCTGAGGAGCTTGTGTCCTGCTCAGACTGCGGCCGCTCTG GGCACCCTTCCTGTTTGCAGTTCACACCCGTAATGATGGCGGCAGTTAAGACTTATCGCTGGCAGTGCATAGAGTGCAAATGTTGTAATATCTGCGGAACCTCTGAGAATGAC gatcagttgctgttctgtgacGACTGTGACCGTGGTTATCATATGTACTGCCTTTCGCCGCCTATGGCTGAACCACCTGAAG gaAGTTGGAGTTGTCACCTCTGTCTGGATCTTCTAAAGGACAAAGCATCAATTTACCAGAACCAGTCCTGA
- the dpf2 gene encoding zinc finger protein ubi-d4 isoform X8 — protein MAAAVEKILGEQYYKDAMEQCHNYNARLCAERSVRMPFLDSQTGVAQSNCYIWMEKRHRGPGSAPGQLYTYPSRRWRKKRRAHPPEDPRLSFPSLKPDPEQMLKKEGLIPPDGSSLEALLRSDPIEKRIMPDPRDDDSLTEFPPLSRSARKRILEPDDFLDDLDDEDYEEDTPKRRGKGKAKGKGIGGARKKLDAAALDERDKPYACDNSYKLKQTSKFSERVCGKRYKNRPGLSYHYAHSHLVDEEGAGAEDKEDSQPPTPIMQRPEEQKSKKGPDGLALPNNYCDFCLGDSKINKKTNQAEELVSCSDCGRSGHPSCLQFTPVMMAAVKTYRWQCIECKCCNICGTSENDDQLLFCDDCDRGYHMYCLSPPMAEPPEGSWSCHLCLDLLKDKASIYQNQS, from the exons CCTTGGAGAACAGTATTACAAGGATGCCATGGAGCAGTGCCACAATTATAATGCTCGCCTGTGCGCTGAGCGCAGTGTCCGAATGCCTTTCTTAGACTCTCAAACAGGGGTGGCTCAAAGCAATTGCTACATTTGGATGGAGAAGAGACATCGTGGGCCAG GTTCTGCACCAGGGCAACTTTATACATATCCATCTCGACGCTGGCGCAAAAAGAGAAGGGCACATCCCCCTGAAGATCCCAggctctctttcccatctctcaaACCAG ACCCCGAACAGATGTTAAAGAAAGAGGGCTTAATACCACCAGATGGCAGTAGCCTTGAAGCTCTTCTGCGTTCAGACCCCATTGAGAAGAGAATTATGCCAGACCCCCGGGATGATGACAGCCTTACGGAGTTCCCTCCTCTTTCCAGAAGCGCACGGAAG CGTATCTTGGAGCCTGATGATTTCTTAGATGACTTGGATGATGAGGATTATGAAGAGGACACGCCAAAAAGACGTGGAAAAGGCAAAGCCAAG gGCAAAGGTATAGGTGGTGCAAGAAAAAAGTTGGATGCAGCTGCCCTGGATGAAAGGGATAAACCATACGCTTGTGACA ACAGTTACAAACTAAAGCAAACTTCGAAATTCTCCGAAAGAG TCTGTGGAAAACGCTATAAAAACAGGCCTGGTTTGAGCTATCATTATGCCCACTCACACCTTGTGGATGAAGAAGGTGCCGGGGCAGAAGATAAGGAGGATTCTCAGCCTCCCACTCCTATCATGCAGAGACCAGAGGaacaaaaat CCAAAAAGGGCCCAGATGGTCTTGCACTGCCAAACAATTATTGTGACTTCTGCCTTGGAGACTCTAAGATTAACAAGAAAACAAACCAGGCTGAGGAGCTTGTGTCCTGCTCAGACTGCGGCCGCTCTG GGCACCCTTCCTGTTTGCAGTTCACACCCGTAATGATGGCGGCAGTTAAGACTTATCGCTGGCAGTGCATAGAGTGCAAATGTTGTAATATCTGCGGAACCTCTGAGAATGAC gatcagttgctgttctgtgacGACTGTGACCGTGGTTATCATATGTACTGCCTTTCGCCGCCTATGGCTGAACCACCTGAAG gaAGTTGGAGTTGTCACCTCTGTCTGGATCTTCTAAAGGACAAAGCATCAATTTACCAGAACCAGTCCTGA
- the dpf2 gene encoding zinc finger protein ubi-d4 isoform X10 produces MCATSRETTGHAHGLGEQYYKDAMEQCHNYNARLCAERSVRMPFLDSQTGVAQSNCYIWMEKRHRGPGSAPGQLYTYPSRRWRKKRRAHPPEDPRLSFPSLKPDPEQMLKKEGLIPPDGSSLEALLRSDPIEKRIMPDPRDDDSLTEFPPLSRSARKRILEPDDFLDDLDDEDYEEDTPKRRGKGKAKGKGIGGARKKLDAAALDERDKPYACDICGKRYKNRPGLSYHYAHSHLVDEEGAGAEDKEDSQPPTPIMQRPEEQKSKKGPDGLALPNNYCDFCLGDSKINKKTNQAEELVSCSDCGRSGHPSCLQFTPVMMAAVKTYRWQCIECKCCNICGTSENDDQLLFCDDCDRGYHMYCLSPPMAEPPEGSWSCHLCLDLLKDKASIYQNQS; encoded by the exons CCTTGGAGAACAGTATTACAAGGATGCCATGGAGCAGTGCCACAATTATAATGCTCGCCTGTGCGCTGAGCGCAGTGTCCGAATGCCTTTCTTAGACTCTCAAACAGGGGTGGCTCAAAGCAATTGCTACATTTGGATGGAGAAGAGACATCGTGGGCCAG GTTCTGCACCAGGGCAACTTTATACATATCCATCTCGACGCTGGCGCAAAAAGAGAAGGGCACATCCCCCTGAAGATCCCAggctctctttcccatctctcaaACCAG ACCCCGAACAGATGTTAAAGAAAGAGGGCTTAATACCACCAGATGGCAGTAGCCTTGAAGCTCTTCTGCGTTCAGACCCCATTGAGAAGAGAATTATGCCAGACCCCCGGGATGATGACAGCCTTACGGAGTTCCCTCCTCTTTCCAGAAGCGCACGGAAG CGTATCTTGGAGCCTGATGATTTCTTAGATGACTTGGATGATGAGGATTATGAAGAGGACACGCCAAAAAGACGTGGAAAAGGCAAAGCCAAG gGCAAAGGTATAGGTGGTGCAAGAAAAAAGTTGGATGCAGCTGCCCTGGATGAAAGGGATAAACCATACGCTTGTGACA TCTGTGGAAAACGCTATAAAAACAGGCCTGGTTTGAGCTATCATTATGCCCACTCACACCTTGTGGATGAAGAAGGTGCCGGGGCAGAAGATAAGGAGGATTCTCAGCCTCCCACTCCTATCATGCAGAGACCAGAGGaacaaaaat CCAAAAAGGGCCCAGATGGTCTTGCACTGCCAAACAATTATTGTGACTTCTGCCTTGGAGACTCTAAGATTAACAAGAAAACAAACCAGGCTGAGGAGCTTGTGTCCTGCTCAGACTGCGGCCGCTCTG GGCACCCTTCCTGTTTGCAGTTCACACCCGTAATGATGGCGGCAGTTAAGACTTATCGCTGGCAGTGCATAGAGTGCAAATGTTGTAATATCTGCGGAACCTCTGAGAATGAC gatcagttgctgttctgtgacGACTGTGACCGTGGTTATCATATGTACTGCCTTTCGCCGCCTATGGCTGAACCACCTGAAG gaAGTTGGAGTTGTCACCTCTGTCTGGATCTTCTAAAGGACAAAGCATCAATTTACCAGAACCAGTCCTGA
- the dpf2 gene encoding zinc finger protein ubi-d4 isoform X7, with amino-acid sequence MAAAVEKILGEQYYKDAMEQCHNYNARLCAERSVRMPFLDSQTGVAQSNCYIWMEKRHRGPGSAPGQLYTYPSRRWRKKRRAHPPEDPRLSFPSLKPDPEQMLKKEGLIPPDGSSLEALLRSDPIEKRIMPDPRDDDSLTEFPPLSRSARKVQAYGERQRYVAKGIITRILEPDDFLDDLDDEDYEEDTPKRRGKGKAKGKGIGGARKKLDAAALDERDKPYACDICGKRYKNRPGLSYHYAHSHLVDEEGAGAEDKEDSQPPTPIMQRPEEQKSKKGPDGLALPNNYCDFCLGDSKINKKTNQAEELVSCSDCGRSGHPSCLQFTPVMMAAVKTYRWQCIECKCCNICGTSENDDQLLFCDDCDRGYHMYCLSPPMAEPPEGSWSCHLCLDLLKDKASIYQNQS; translated from the exons CCTTGGAGAACAGTATTACAAGGATGCCATGGAGCAGTGCCACAATTATAATGCTCGCCTGTGCGCTGAGCGCAGTGTCCGAATGCCTTTCTTAGACTCTCAAACAGGGGTGGCTCAAAGCAATTGCTACATTTGGATGGAGAAGAGACATCGTGGGCCAG GTTCTGCACCAGGGCAACTTTATACATATCCATCTCGACGCTGGCGCAAAAAGAGAAGGGCACATCCCCCTGAAGATCCCAggctctctttcccatctctcaaACCAG ACCCCGAACAGATGTTAAAGAAAGAGGGCTTAATACCACCAGATGGCAGTAGCCTTGAAGCTCTTCTGCGTTCAGACCCCATTGAGAAGAGAATTATGCCAGACCCCCGGGATGATGACAGCCTTACGGAGTTCCCTCCTCTTTCCAGAAGCGCACGGAAGGTACAGGCCTACGGCGAGCGGCAGCGCTACGTAGCAAAAGGGATAATCACG CGTATCTTGGAGCCTGATGATTTCTTAGATGACTTGGATGATGAGGATTATGAAGAGGACACGCCAAAAAGACGTGGAAAAGGCAAAGCCAAG gGCAAAGGTATAGGTGGTGCAAGAAAAAAGTTGGATGCAGCTGCCCTGGATGAAAGGGATAAACCATACGCTTGTGACA TCTGTGGAAAACGCTATAAAAACAGGCCTGGTTTGAGCTATCATTATGCCCACTCACACCTTGTGGATGAAGAAGGTGCCGGGGCAGAAGATAAGGAGGATTCTCAGCCTCCCACTCCTATCATGCAGAGACCAGAGGaacaaaaat CCAAAAAGGGCCCAGATGGTCTTGCACTGCCAAACAATTATTGTGACTTCTGCCTTGGAGACTCTAAGATTAACAAGAAAACAAACCAGGCTGAGGAGCTTGTGTCCTGCTCAGACTGCGGCCGCTCTG GGCACCCTTCCTGTTTGCAGTTCACACCCGTAATGATGGCGGCAGTTAAGACTTATCGCTGGCAGTGCATAGAGTGCAAATGTTGTAATATCTGCGGAACCTCTGAGAATGAC gatcagttgctgttctgtgacGACTGTGACCGTGGTTATCATATGTACTGCCTTTCGCCGCCTATGGCTGAACCACCTGAAG gaAGTTGGAGTTGTCACCTCTGTCTGGATCTTCTAAAGGACAAAGCATCAATTTACCAGAACCAGTCCTGA
- the dpf2 gene encoding zinc finger protein ubi-d4 isoform X9 — MIRLGEQYYKDAMEQCHNYNARLCAERSVRMPFLDSQTGVAQSNCYIWMEKRHRGPGSAPGQLYTYPSRRWRKKRRAHPPEDPRLSFPSLKPDPEQMLKKEGLIPPDGSSLEALLRSDPIEKRIMPDPRDDDSLTEFPPLSRSARKRILEPDDFLDDLDDEDYEEDTPKRRGKGKAKGKGIGGARKKLDAAALDERDKPYACDNSYKLKQTSKFSERVCGKRYKNRPGLSYHYAHSHLVDEEGAGAEDKEDSQPPTPIMQRPEEQKSKKGPDGLALPNNYCDFCLGDSKINKKTNQAEELVSCSDCGRSGHPSCLQFTPVMMAAVKTYRWQCIECKCCNICGTSENDDQLLFCDDCDRGYHMYCLSPPMAEPPEGSWSCHLCLDLLKDKASIYQNQS, encoded by the exons CCTTGGAGAACAGTATTACAAGGATGCCATGGAGCAGTGCCACAATTATAATGCTCGCCTGTGCGCTGAGCGCAGTGTCCGAATGCCTTTCTTAGACTCTCAAACAGGGGTGGCTCAAAGCAATTGCTACATTTGGATGGAGAAGAGACATCGTGGGCCAG GTTCTGCACCAGGGCAACTTTATACATATCCATCTCGACGCTGGCGCAAAAAGAGAAGGGCACATCCCCCTGAAGATCCCAggctctctttcccatctctcaaACCAG ACCCCGAACAGATGTTAAAGAAAGAGGGCTTAATACCACCAGATGGCAGTAGCCTTGAAGCTCTTCTGCGTTCAGACCCCATTGAGAAGAGAATTATGCCAGACCCCCGGGATGATGACAGCCTTACGGAGTTCCCTCCTCTTTCCAGAAGCGCACGGAAG CGTATCTTGGAGCCTGATGATTTCTTAGATGACTTGGATGATGAGGATTATGAAGAGGACACGCCAAAAAGACGTGGAAAAGGCAAAGCCAAG gGCAAAGGTATAGGTGGTGCAAGAAAAAAGTTGGATGCAGCTGCCCTGGATGAAAGGGATAAACCATACGCTTGTGACA ACAGTTACAAACTAAAGCAAACTTCGAAATTCTCCGAAAGAG TCTGTGGAAAACGCTATAAAAACAGGCCTGGTTTGAGCTATCATTATGCCCACTCACACCTTGTGGATGAAGAAGGTGCCGGGGCAGAAGATAAGGAGGATTCTCAGCCTCCCACTCCTATCATGCAGAGACCAGAGGaacaaaaat CCAAAAAGGGCCCAGATGGTCTTGCACTGCCAAACAATTATTGTGACTTCTGCCTTGGAGACTCTAAGATTAACAAGAAAACAAACCAGGCTGAGGAGCTTGTGTCCTGCTCAGACTGCGGCCGCTCTG GGCACCCTTCCTGTTTGCAGTTCACACCCGTAATGATGGCGGCAGTTAAGACTTATCGCTGGCAGTGCATAGAGTGCAAATGTTGTAATATCTGCGGAACCTCTGAGAATGAC gatcagttgctgttctgtgacGACTGTGACCGTGGTTATCATATGTACTGCCTTTCGCCGCCTATGGCTGAACCACCTGAAG gaAGTTGGAGTTGTCACCTCTGTCTGGATCTTCTAAAGGACAAAGCATCAATTTACCAGAACCAGTCCTGA
- the dpf2 gene encoding zinc finger protein ubi-d4, with the protein MAAAVEKILGEQYYKDAMEQCHNYNARLCAERSVRMPFLDSQTGVAQSNCYIWMEKRHRGPGSAPGQLYTYPSRRWRKKRRAHPPEDPRLSFPSLKPDPEQMLKKEGLIPPDGSSLEALLRSDPIEKRIMPDPRDDDSLTEFPPLSRSARKRILEPDDFLDDLDDEDYEEDTPKRRGKGKAKGKGIGGARKKLDAAALDERDKPYACDICGKRYKNRPGLSYHYAHSHLVDEEGAGAEDKEDSQPPTPIMQRPEEQKSKKGPDGLALPNNYCDFCLGDSKINKKTNQAEELVSCSDCGRSGHPSCLQFTPVMMAAVKTYRWQCIECKCCNICGTSENDDQLLFCDDCDRGYHMYCLSPPMAEPPEGSWSCHLCLDLLKDKASIYQNQS; encoded by the exons CCTTGGAGAACAGTATTACAAGGATGCCATGGAGCAGTGCCACAATTATAATGCTCGCCTGTGCGCTGAGCGCAGTGTCCGAATGCCTTTCTTAGACTCTCAAACAGGGGTGGCTCAAAGCAATTGCTACATTTGGATGGAGAAGAGACATCGTGGGCCAG GTTCTGCACCAGGGCAACTTTATACATATCCATCTCGACGCTGGCGCAAAAAGAGAAGGGCACATCCCCCTGAAGATCCCAggctctctttcccatctctcaaACCAG ACCCCGAACAGATGTTAAAGAAAGAGGGCTTAATACCACCAGATGGCAGTAGCCTTGAAGCTCTTCTGCGTTCAGACCCCATTGAGAAGAGAATTATGCCAGACCCCCGGGATGATGACAGCCTTACGGAGTTCCCTCCTCTTTCCAGAAGCGCACGGAAG CGTATCTTGGAGCCTGATGATTTCTTAGATGACTTGGATGATGAGGATTATGAAGAGGACACGCCAAAAAGACGTGGAAAAGGCAAAGCCAAG gGCAAAGGTATAGGTGGTGCAAGAAAAAAGTTGGATGCAGCTGCCCTGGATGAAAGGGATAAACCATACGCTTGTGACA TCTGTGGAAAACGCTATAAAAACAGGCCTGGTTTGAGCTATCATTATGCCCACTCACACCTTGTGGATGAAGAAGGTGCCGGGGCAGAAGATAAGGAGGATTCTCAGCCTCCCACTCCTATCATGCAGAGACCAGAGGaacaaaaat CCAAAAAGGGCCCAGATGGTCTTGCACTGCCAAACAATTATTGTGACTTCTGCCTTGGAGACTCTAAGATTAACAAGAAAACAAACCAGGCTGAGGAGCTTGTGTCCTGCTCAGACTGCGGCCGCTCTG GGCACCCTTCCTGTTTGCAGTTCACACCCGTAATGATGGCGGCAGTTAAGACTTATCGCTGGCAGTGCATAGAGTGCAAATGTTGTAATATCTGCGGAACCTCTGAGAATGAC gatcagttgctgttctgtgacGACTGTGACCGTGGTTATCATATGTACTGCCTTTCGCCGCCTATGGCTGAACCACCTGAAG gaAGTTGGAGTTGTCACCTCTGTCTGGATCTTCTAAAGGACAAAGCATCAATTTACCAGAACCAGTCCTGA
- the dpf2 gene encoding zinc finger protein ubi-d4 isoform X4 — translation MIRLGEQYYKDAMEQCHNYNARLCAERSVRMPFLDSQTGVAQSNCYIWMEKRHRGPGSAPGQLYTYPSRRWRKKRRAHPPEDPRLSFPSLKPDPEQMLKKEGLIPPDGSSLEALLRSDPIEKRIMPDPRDDDSLTEFPPLSRSARKVQAYGERQRYVAKGIITRILEPDDFLDDLDDEDYEEDTPKRRGKGKAKGKGIGGARKKLDAAALDERDKPYACDNSYKLKQTSKFSERVCGKRYKNRPGLSYHYAHSHLVDEEGAGAEDKEDSQPPTPIMQRPEEQKSKKGPDGLALPNNYCDFCLGDSKINKKTNQAEELVSCSDCGRSGHPSCLQFTPVMMAAVKTYRWQCIECKCCNICGTSENDDQLLFCDDCDRGYHMYCLSPPMAEPPEGSWSCHLCLDLLKDKASIYQNQS, via the exons CCTTGGAGAACAGTATTACAAGGATGCCATGGAGCAGTGCCACAATTATAATGCTCGCCTGTGCGCTGAGCGCAGTGTCCGAATGCCTTTCTTAGACTCTCAAACAGGGGTGGCTCAAAGCAATTGCTACATTTGGATGGAGAAGAGACATCGTGGGCCAG GTTCTGCACCAGGGCAACTTTATACATATCCATCTCGACGCTGGCGCAAAAAGAGAAGGGCACATCCCCCTGAAGATCCCAggctctctttcccatctctcaaACCAG ACCCCGAACAGATGTTAAAGAAAGAGGGCTTAATACCACCAGATGGCAGTAGCCTTGAAGCTCTTCTGCGTTCAGACCCCATTGAGAAGAGAATTATGCCAGACCCCCGGGATGATGACAGCCTTACGGAGTTCCCTCCTCTTTCCAGAAGCGCACGGAAGGTACAGGCCTACGGCGAGCGGCAGCGCTACGTAGCAAAAGGGATAATCACG CGTATCTTGGAGCCTGATGATTTCTTAGATGACTTGGATGATGAGGATTATGAAGAGGACACGCCAAAAAGACGTGGAAAAGGCAAAGCCAAG gGCAAAGGTATAGGTGGTGCAAGAAAAAAGTTGGATGCAGCTGCCCTGGATGAAAGGGATAAACCATACGCTTGTGACA ACAGTTACAAACTAAAGCAAACTTCGAAATTCTCCGAAAGAG TCTGTGGAAAACGCTATAAAAACAGGCCTGGTTTGAGCTATCATTATGCCCACTCACACCTTGTGGATGAAGAAGGTGCCGGGGCAGAAGATAAGGAGGATTCTCAGCCTCCCACTCCTATCATGCAGAGACCAGAGGaacaaaaat CCAAAAAGGGCCCAGATGGTCTTGCACTGCCAAACAATTATTGTGACTTCTGCCTTGGAGACTCTAAGATTAACAAGAAAACAAACCAGGCTGAGGAGCTTGTGTCCTGCTCAGACTGCGGCCGCTCTG GGCACCCTTCCTGTTTGCAGTTCACACCCGTAATGATGGCGGCAGTTAAGACTTATCGCTGGCAGTGCATAGAGTGCAAATGTTGTAATATCTGCGGAACCTCTGAGAATGAC gatcagttgctgttctgtgacGACTGTGACCGTGGTTATCATATGTACTGCCTTTCGCCGCCTATGGCTGAACCACCTGAAG gaAGTTGGAGTTGTCACCTCTGTCTGGATCTTCTAAAGGACAAAGCATCAATTTACCAGAACCAGTCCTGA
- the dpf2 gene encoding zinc finger protein ubi-d4 isoform X11, producing the protein MAAAVEKILGEQYYKDAMEQCHNYNARLCAERSVRMPFLDSQTGVAQSNCYIWMEKRHRGPGSAPGQLYTYPSRRWRKKRRAHPPEDPRLSFPSLKPDPEQMLKKEGLIPPDGSSLEALLRSDPIEKRIMPDPRDDDSLTEFPPLSRSARKRILEPDDFLDDLDDEDYEEDTPKRRGKGKAKGKGIGGARKKLDAAALDERDKPYACDICGKRYKNRPGLSYHYAHSHLVDEEGAGAEDKEDSQPPTPIMQRPEEQKSKKGPDGLALPNNYCDFCLGDSKINKKTNQAEELVSCSDCGRSGHPSCLQFTPVMMAAVKTYRWQCIECKCCNICGTSENDLLFCDDCDRGYHMYCLSPPMAEPPEGSWSCHLCLDLLKDKASIYQNQS; encoded by the exons CCTTGGAGAACAGTATTACAAGGATGCCATGGAGCAGTGCCACAATTATAATGCTCGCCTGTGCGCTGAGCGCAGTGTCCGAATGCCTTTCTTAGACTCTCAAACAGGGGTGGCTCAAAGCAATTGCTACATTTGGATGGAGAAGAGACATCGTGGGCCAG GTTCTGCACCAGGGCAACTTTATACATATCCATCTCGACGCTGGCGCAAAAAGAGAAGGGCACATCCCCCTGAAGATCCCAggctctctttcccatctctcaaACCAG ACCCCGAACAGATGTTAAAGAAAGAGGGCTTAATACCACCAGATGGCAGTAGCCTTGAAGCTCTTCTGCGTTCAGACCCCATTGAGAAGAGAATTATGCCAGACCCCCGGGATGATGACAGCCTTACGGAGTTCCCTCCTCTTTCCAGAAGCGCACGGAAG CGTATCTTGGAGCCTGATGATTTCTTAGATGACTTGGATGATGAGGATTATGAAGAGGACACGCCAAAAAGACGTGGAAAAGGCAAAGCCAAG gGCAAAGGTATAGGTGGTGCAAGAAAAAAGTTGGATGCAGCTGCCCTGGATGAAAGGGATAAACCATACGCTTGTGACA TCTGTGGAAAACGCTATAAAAACAGGCCTGGTTTGAGCTATCATTATGCCCACTCACACCTTGTGGATGAAGAAGGTGCCGGGGCAGAAGATAAGGAGGATTCTCAGCCTCCCACTCCTATCATGCAGAGACCAGAGGaacaaaaat CCAAAAAGGGCCCAGATGGTCTTGCACTGCCAAACAATTATTGTGACTTCTGCCTTGGAGACTCTAAGATTAACAAGAAAACAAACCAGGCTGAGGAGCTTGTGTCCTGCTCAGACTGCGGCCGCTCTG GGCACCCTTCCTGTTTGCAGTTCACACCCGTAATGATGGCGGCAGTTAAGACTTATCGCTGGCAGTGCATAGAGTGCAAATGTTGTAATATCTGCGGAACCTCTGAGAATGAC ttgctgttctgtgacGACTGTGACCGTGGTTATCATATGTACTGCCTTTCGCCGCCTATGGCTGAACCACCTGAAG gaAGTTGGAGTTGTCACCTCTGTCTGGATCTTCTAAAGGACAAAGCATCAATTTACCAGAACCAGTCCTGA